From Pedobacter indicus, a single genomic window includes:
- a CDS encoding efflux RND transporter periplasmic adaptor subunit, which translates to MTENIITKCLLVTVVFSTVFFSCSNSKNKDENENTENIVLPDADNLVKVKTVEIKDFNRDIVSNGIVSAAKKADLRFEQPDVIEHIYVKNGQRVAVGQKIASLDRFNYQNELDQASDALKQARLELQDVLIGQGYTLEDSVNVPKAIMELARVRSGYDKSIIQFRLADHNLKNTVLYAPFSGIIANLFTQEHNIPASDEPFCTVLATGSFNVDFSVLESELQLIQSNNKVRVMPVSYNGKVAEGRITEINPLVDKNGMVKIQAGISQTGGMKLYDGMNVRVQIQKLLAKQLTIPKEALVLRNNKEVVFTYENGKAQWNYVTVGGENASEYMIAEGLNEGDQVIYDGNVNLAHETVVKVTE; encoded by the coding sequence ATGACCGAAAATATTATAACGAAATGCCTTTTAGTTACTGTTGTTTTTTCAACGGTTTTCTTTTCCTGTTCAAATTCAAAAAACAAGGATGAAAACGAGAATACGGAGAACATCGTCCTACCAGATGCCGATAATCTTGTTAAAGTAAAAACAGTTGAAATCAAAGATTTCAATAGGGATATTGTTTCGAATGGTATTGTGTCCGCAGCAAAGAAAGCTGACTTGAGGTTTGAACAGCCAGATGTGATTGAGCACATATATGTCAAAAATGGTCAGCGGGTAGCTGTCGGACAGAAAATAGCAAGTCTCGACAGGTTCAACTATCAAAATGAACTGGATCAGGCTTCAGATGCTTTAAAACAAGCGCGACTGGAATTACAGGATGTTTTGATCGGTCAGGGCTATACGCTGGAAGACTCCGTCAACGTTCCCAAAGCAATTATGGAGTTGGCAAGGGTTCGTAGCGGATATGATAAGTCTATTATTCAATTTCGGCTTGCTGACCACAACCTAAAGAACACCGTACTTTATGCGCCTTTTTCAGGTATCATCGCAAACCTCTTTACACAGGAACATAATATACCCGCTTCAGATGAACCGTTTTGTACGGTTCTGGCAACGGGCAGTTTTAACGTCGATTTCAGCGTACTGGAAAGTGAATTACAGCTTATTCAAAGTAATAATAAAGTACGCGTAATGCCTGTCTCTTATAATGGCAAAGTAGCTGAAGGAAGGATAACGGAAATAAACCCCCTGGTCGACAAAAACGGCATGGTGAAAATTCAAGCTGGTATCTCGCAAACTGGAGGCATGAAGCTGTATGATGGAATGAACGTGAGGGTGCAAATTCAGAAACTGCTAGCCAAACAGCTGACAATACCCAAGGAAGCATTGGTGTTGCGAAATAATAAAGAAGTAGTTTTTACCTACGAAAATGGTAAAGCACAGTGGAATTATGTGACGGTCGGCGGTGAGAACGCTTCTGAATACATGATCGCTGAAGGCTTGAACGAAGGCGATCAGGTAATTTATGACGGTAACGTAAACCTGGCGCATGAGACAGTGGTAAAAGTAACGGAATAA